The Acidobacteriota bacterium genome includes a region encoding these proteins:
- a CDS encoding 50S ribosomal protein L25 yields the protein MATQELVEAQPRPAEEARTKNAARRVRRSGNIPAVVYGAKKDSVAVTVNPKQISRILHSDSGHNTVFDLKVGSEQTKAMIVDWQYEPIKGTLLHIDLKRIAMDKALRVSVPVELTGVPEGVKTQGGILEQIVREVEIECLPADIPDHIDVDVTALVFGQVLRVSDLPHNDKIKVITDETQPVAHITSVKEVVEAAPAEAGVEAAAAPAEPEVIKKGKQETEEGAAPEAAAKPEGGKKAEGKKKE from the coding sequence ATGGCAACCCAAGAGTTAGTAGAAGCACAACCGCGGCCGGCTGAAGAGGCGCGCACGAAGAATGCTGCGCGCCGCGTGCGTCGCAGCGGAAATATTCCCGCTGTGGTTTATGGCGCGAAAAAGGATTCAGTCGCGGTTACCGTAAATCCCAAGCAGATCAGCCGCATTCTCCACTCCGACAGCGGTCACAACACCGTATTTGATCTGAAAGTCGGCAGCGAGCAGACCAAAGCGATGATCGTCGACTGGCAGTATGAGCCCATCAAGGGCACGCTGCTGCACATCGATTTGAAGCGCATCGCGATGGACAAGGCGCTTCGCGTAAGCGTGCCAGTGGAATTGACCGGAGTCCCCGAAGGCGTAAAGACTCAGGGTGGAATTCTGGAGCAGATCGTGCGGGAAGTGGAGATTGAGTGTCTGCCTGCCGACATTCCGGATCACATCGATGTCGACGTGACTGCTTTGGTGTTCGGACAGGTGTTGCGCGTCTCCGATCTGCCGCACAACGACAAGATCAAGGTCATTACGGATGAGACGCAGCCTGTAGCGCACATCACGTCGGTGAAAGAAGTTGTCGAGGCTGCTCCGGCTGAGGCTGGCGTTGAGGCGGCTGCTGCTCCGGCTGAGCCTGAGGTCATCAAGAAAGGCAAGCAGGAGACTGAGGAAGGTGCTGCGCCTGAGGCGGCAGCGAAGCCCGAAGGCGGTAAGAAGGCTGAGGGCAAGAAGAAAGAGTGA
- the rpsF gene encoding 30S ribosomal protein S6, giving the protein MQQRTYEVMFIIRPDLQEEEIDKLLSNLESQAANAGATVKNVERMGKRRLAYLVRKFIDGFYVLLTVEAEGKAIHEIERRLRVSEPVIKFISVRIDQEQKRLEKIKQLRSIRVKRSTAEPAVTPESAPAPAATA; this is encoded by the coding sequence ATGCAACAACGTACATACGAAGTGATGTTTATTATCCGGCCTGACCTGCAGGAGGAGGAGATCGACAAACTGCTCTCGAACCTTGAGTCGCAGGCCGCGAATGCCGGCGCAACTGTGAAGAACGTCGAGCGCATGGGCAAGCGACGCCTGGCGTACCTGGTCCGCAAGTTCATCGATGGTTTCTACGTGCTGCTTACCGTGGAAGCGGAGGGCAAGGCGATTCACGAGATCGAGCGCCGTCTGCGCGTCTCGGAACCGGTGATCAAGTTCATCAGCGTGCGCATCGACCAGGAGCAGAAGCGTCTGGAGAAGATCAAGCAGCTTCGCTCGATTCGCGTGAAGCGTTCTACGGCTGAACCTGCGGTGACGCCGGAAAGCGCCCCTGCTCCAGCGGCAACGGCTTGA
- a CDS encoding aminoacyl-tRNA hydrolase, giving the protein MKLVVGLGNPGIEYQFTPHNLGFLTIDRIAERCKVDIASRRCQAATGKVKLAGQEILLAKPETYMNLSGLSVRKLVEDLEVNPASDLIVVYDELDLPFGATRIRQRGGTAGHNGLESIVGSLGTDEFIRVRLGIQPDHPVGDGAKFVLGQFKKSQLEAVDELIERAADAVEAILKDGVGAAMNRFNQRTKKEEEM; this is encoded by the coding sequence GTGAAGCTGGTTGTCGGTCTGGGCAATCCCGGCATCGAGTACCAGTTCACGCCTCACAATCTCGGCTTTCTGACGATCGACCGCATCGCCGAGCGATGCAAGGTTGATATCGCAAGCCGCAGATGCCAGGCGGCTACGGGCAAGGTGAAGCTTGCAGGACAGGAAATCCTGCTGGCGAAGCCCGAGACCTACATGAACCTCAGCGGGCTTTCAGTGCGAAAACTGGTTGAGGATCTTGAGGTAAATCCGGCGAGCGATTTGATCGTCGTCTACGACGAGTTGGATTTGCCGTTTGGCGCGACTCGTATCCGGCAGCGCGGTGGAACGGCAGGGCACAACGGGCTCGAGTCGATCGTCGGATCGCTCGGTACCGACGAGTTCATCCGGGTGAGGTTGGGAATCCAGCCCGATCATCCGGTAGGCGACGGCGCGAAGTTCGTTTTGGGACAGTTCAAGAAGTCGCAGCTCGAAGCTGTGGATGAACTGATCGAGCGGGCCGCCGATGCGGTAGAAGCGATTTTGAAGGATGGGGTGGGAGCGGCGATGAACCGCTTCAACCAGCGTACGAAGAAAGAAGAAGAAATGTAA